The following are encoded in a window of Mycobacteriales bacterium genomic DNA:
- a CDS encoding AAA family ATPase, producing MTTLADAIDAAVGAGVAAGLDARAVRAEAAALAATLSETAPGAAADWAAGTGLAAREHAAYAARGRPWRRLPAPLLARLDGDPRAGEYARALATVASAACSLGEPTLRAIAVATLAAAAQLRATGTAPRAEPTPAEPQRPAVPPPAPAEPAPEPEPTLDELLAELDGLIGLETVKTEVRRQAQLLRIAALREGKGLRVPELSRHLVFVGNPGTGKTVVARLVARIYRALGLLDRGHLVECDRQGLVAGYVGQTALKTAALVESALGGVLFVDEAYALASDDYGREAVETLLKAMEDHRDSLVVIVAGYPDEMAEFVASNPGLASRFHETLEFADYTDDELVAIFRRMAEKDDYSPTEECVGALRLLLAGTPRGRTFGNGRFVRNVFEDAVTSQATRLAGVADPTVEQLRELTAADLPAPEPLTPPEAVPSC from the coding sequence GTGACGACGCTGGCCGACGCGATCGACGCCGCGGTCGGCGCCGGCGTCGCCGCCGGGCTGGACGCGCGCGCGGTGCGCGCCGAGGCGGCCGCGCTCGCCGCGACGCTGAGCGAGACGGCGCCCGGCGCGGCCGCCGACTGGGCGGCCGGCACCGGGCTCGCGGCCCGCGAGCACGCGGCGTACGCGGCACGGGGGCGGCCGTGGCGGCGGCTGCCGGCGCCGTTGCTGGCCCGCCTCGACGGCGACCCGCGCGCCGGGGAGTACGCCCGCGCGCTGGCGACCGTCGCGTCCGCGGCCTGCTCGCTGGGGGAGCCGACGCTGCGCGCGATCGCGGTCGCGACGCTGGCGGCGGCGGCGCAGCTCCGCGCCACCGGCACCGCGCCGCGCGCCGAGCCGACGCCGGCCGAGCCGCAACGCCCCGCCGTTCCGCCACCCGCGCCCGCCGAGCCGGCGCCGGAGCCGGAGCCGACGCTGGACGAGCTGCTCGCCGAGCTGGACGGCCTGATCGGGCTGGAGACGGTCAAGACGGAGGTGCGCCGCCAGGCACAGCTCCTGCGCATCGCGGCGCTGCGGGAGGGCAAGGGGCTGCGGGTGCCGGAGCTGAGCCGGCACCTGGTGTTCGTCGGCAACCCCGGCACCGGCAAGACCGTGGTCGCCCGCCTCGTCGCGCGCATCTACCGGGCGCTCGGCCTGCTCGACCGCGGCCACCTGGTCGAGTGCGACCGGCAGGGCCTGGTCGCCGGGTACGTCGGCCAGACCGCGCTGAAGACGGCCGCACTGGTGGAGTCGGCGCTGGGCGGCGTGCTGTTCGTGGACGAGGCGTACGCGCTCGCCTCCGACGACTACGGCCGCGAGGCGGTGGAGACGCTGCTCAAGGCGATGGAGGACCACCGCGACTCGCTCGTCGTCATCGTCGCCGGCTACCCGGACGAGATGGCGGAGTTCGTCGCGTCGAACCCGGGGCTGGCCAGCCGCTTCCACGAGACGCTGGAGTTCGCGGACTACACCGACGACGAGCTGGTCGCGATCTTCCGGCGGATGGCCGAGAAGGACGACTACTCGCCGACGGAGGAGTGCGTCGGCGCGCTGCGGCTGCTGCTCGCGGGGACGCCGCGCGGGCGGACGTTCGGCAACGGCCGGTTCGTGCGCAACGTCTTCGAGGACGCGGTCACGTCGCAGGCGACCCGGCTCGCCGGCGTCGCCGACCCGACCGTCGAGCAGCTCCGCGAGCTGACCGCCGCGGACCTGCCGGCGCCCGAGCCGCTGACCCCGCCGGAGGCGGTGCCGTCGTGCTGA
- a CDS encoding toxic anion resistance protein: protein MANPSSAPLTPPAAQATLVLEPPQPVAAVEPAKVGGMVPLDQAALPALDEKVAAFVDAITALDTNSPDFAAKAADVTALGDVEMRAAAETTNRLLNAPVKAMEKGGLAAGSKVSATLLDLRRTIEDLDPKEATGVRKLLGLIPFGDKIEDYFRRYVSAQAHLDAIIKALYDGQDELRKDNAALEQEKVHLWETMQRLAQYIYIAEHLDAALSAKIAALDATDPERAKKLREDVLFYTRQKHQDLLTQLAVSIQAYLAIDLIRKNNLELVKGVDRATTTTVTALRTAVIVAQALSNQKMVLDQITALNTTTSDLIQTTSAMLANQSVDIQRQAAASTIGIEKLEAAFGNVYQAMDAIDAFKGQALDSMAVTVAALQEQVAKAQEYVSRVRDTDDRIAAGSLDLEADA, encoded by the coding sequence ATGGCGAACCCCAGTTCCGCACCGCTGACGCCACCCGCGGCGCAGGCCACCCTCGTGCTCGAGCCGCCGCAGCCGGTCGCCGCGGTGGAGCCGGCGAAGGTCGGCGGGATGGTGCCGCTGGACCAGGCGGCGTTGCCGGCGCTGGACGAGAAGGTCGCGGCGTTCGTCGACGCGATCACGGCGCTGGACACGAACTCCCCGGACTTCGCCGCGAAGGCCGCGGACGTGACGGCGCTCGGCGACGTGGAGATGCGGGCGGCCGCGGAGACGACGAACCGGCTGCTCAACGCGCCGGTGAAGGCGATGGAGAAGGGCGGCCTCGCCGCGGGCTCGAAGGTCTCGGCGACGCTGCTGGACCTGCGGCGCACGATCGAGGACCTGGACCCGAAGGAGGCGACGGGCGTCCGCAAGCTGCTCGGCCTGATCCCGTTCGGCGACAAGATCGAGGACTACTTCCGCCGCTACGTCAGCGCGCAGGCGCACCTCGACGCGATCATCAAGGCGCTCTACGACGGCCAGGACGAGCTGCGCAAGGACAACGCCGCGCTGGAGCAGGAGAAGGTCCACCTCTGGGAGACGATGCAGCGGCTCGCCCAGTACATCTACATCGCCGAGCACCTCGACGCGGCGCTGTCGGCGAAGATCGCGGCGCTGGACGCGACCGACCCGGAGCGGGCGAAGAAGCTGCGCGAGGACGTGCTGTTCTACACGCGGCAGAAGCACCAGGACCTGCTCACCCAGCTCGCCGTCTCGATCCAGGCGTACCTGGCGATCGACCTGATTCGCAAGAACAACCTGGAGCTGGTGAAGGGCGTCGACCGGGCGACGACGACGACGGTGACGGCGCTGCGGACGGCGGTCATCGTCGCGCAGGCGCTGTCGAACCAGAAGATGGTGCTCGACCAGATCACGGCGCTGAACACCACGACGTCGGACCTGATCCAGACGACGTCGGCGATGCTCGCGAACCAGAGCGTGGACATCCAGCGGCAGGCCGCCGCGTCGACCATCGGCATCGAGAAGCTGGAGGCGGCGTTCGGCAACGTCTACCAGGCGATGGACGCGATCGACGCGTTCAAGGGGCAGGCGCTGGACTCGATGGCGGTCACGGTCGCGGCGTTGCAGGAGCAGGTCGCGAAGGCGCAGGAGTACGTGAGCCGCGTCCGCGACACCGATGACCGGATCGCGGCGGGCTCGCTCGACCTGGAGGCCGACGCGTAG
- a CDS encoding SGNH/GDSL hydrolase family protein: MRLRTMVLAAGAALAVLAGGGTASAVPPIPSSMSSLGDSITRGFNACGWYSDCTDRSWSTGGYASVNSHYLRIKSKNAAITGFNYNDAKTGAKMVDLNGQAQTAVSRHVQYVTILMGANDACTSSESTMTPVATYRSQLDQALATLKNGLPNAAVFIASVPDVKRLWFIGKDNSSARSAWNGFGICQSMLANPQSTAQVDVDRRARVQQRVIDFNTQLAQACTAYGANCTFDNNAVFNYQFVLSQVSTWDYFHPNTSGQAVLASVTYPAGFNW, from the coding sequence ATGCGTCTACGCACGATGGTCCTGGCGGCCGGGGCCGCGCTCGCGGTGCTCGCCGGCGGCGGGACCGCCAGCGCGGTGCCGCCGATCCCGAGCTCGATGAGCTCGCTCGGCGACTCGATCACCCGCGGCTTCAACGCCTGCGGCTGGTACAGCGACTGCACCGACCGGTCCTGGTCGACCGGCGGCTACGCGAGCGTCAACAGCCACTACCTGCGCATCAAGAGCAAGAACGCCGCGATCACCGGCTTCAACTACAACGACGCCAAGACCGGCGCGAAGATGGTCGACCTGAACGGCCAGGCGCAGACGGCGGTCTCCCGCCACGTGCAGTACGTGACGATCCTCATGGGCGCGAACGACGCCTGCACGAGCAGCGAGTCGACGATGACGCCGGTGGCGACGTACCGGTCGCAGCTCGACCAGGCGCTGGCGACGTTGAAGAACGGCCTGCCGAACGCCGCGGTGTTCATCGCGAGCGTCCCGGACGTCAAGCGGCTGTGGTTCATCGGGAAGGACAACAGCAGCGCGCGGTCGGCGTGGAACGGCTTCGGCATCTGCCAGTCGATGCTGGCGAACCCGCAGTCGACGGCGCAGGTGGACGTGGACCGTCGGGCGCGGGTGCAGCAGCGGGTGATCGACTTCAACACGCAGCTCGCGCAGGCGTGCACGGCGTACGGCGCCAACTGCACGTTCGACAACAACGCGGTGTTCAACTACCAGTTCGTGCTGAGCCAGGTGTCGACGTGGGACTACTTCCACCCGAACACGAGCGGCCAGGCCGTGCTGGCGTCGGTGACGTACCCGGCGGGCTTCAACTGGTAG
- a CDS encoding KOW motif-containing protein — MARFHKGDRVLITEGAFKGQWAVIVDKDVVGDELTVALGEDGREIRTHEAHVEPAD; from the coding sequence ATGGCGCGATTCCACAAGGGTGACCGGGTCCTCATCACCGAAGGCGCGTTCAAGGGGCAGTGGGCGGTGATCGTCGACAAGGACGTCGTCGGCGACGAGCTCACGGTGGCGCTCGGTGAGGACGGCCGGGAGATCCGTACCCACGAGGCGCACGTGGAGCCGGCGGACTAG
- a CDS encoding heavy metal translocating P-type ATPase — protein MDEMTAHATHDSVGHEQHGHGTRQPQPHGGHGKHAGHHVATFRRRFWWSLLLSVPVVATSHMVMDWFGYDLAFAGVAWVGPVLGSVVFLWGAWPFLDGGRREVRERSPGMMLLIAMAITVAYVASMATSLGAFELDFWWELSLLVTIMLLGHWQEMKALGQARDALAALAALLPDEAERVTGDGEVELVALGALRTGDVVLVRSGARVPADGEIVAGAAELDESMITGESRPVAKGVGDRVVAGTVSTDSAIRVRVAAVGYDTALAGIQRLVAQAQESRSRTQVLADRAAALLFYVATAAAVVTAIVWTALGDGGEAVVRVVTVLVISCPHALGLAIPLTTSLSSAVAARNGILVKDRLALEQSRTVDAFLFDKTGTLTKGEHTVAGVAGHGIGEAEVLRLAGAVESDSEHPLARAIVTVAKERGPVPPATGFQSLTGRGVEADVDGQRHAVGGPALLRERSLTEPAELARWSRGWHERGAAVLYLVRGDRVVGGLALEDEVRPEARAAVAELRSLGRRIVMITGDARQVADAVGADLGVDEVFAEVLPEDKAAKVAELRDRGLSVAMVGDGVNDAPALASADIGIAIGAGTDVAIESAGLILATSDPRAVVGIIRLSHATYRKSLQNLWWAAGYNVVAIPVGAGALAWAGVSMPPAVAAILMSVSTIVVALNAQLLRRVDLRSRAIRIG, from the coding sequence ATGGACGAGATGACGGCGCACGCCACGCACGACAGCGTCGGGCACGAGCAGCACGGCCACGGCACGCGGCAGCCGCAGCCGCACGGCGGCCACGGCAAGCACGCCGGCCACCACGTCGCGACGTTCCGTCGCCGGTTCTGGTGGAGCCTGCTGCTGTCCGTCCCCGTCGTGGCGACCAGCCACATGGTCATGGACTGGTTCGGCTACGACCTGGCCTTCGCCGGGGTCGCGTGGGTCGGCCCCGTGCTCGGCTCGGTGGTCTTCCTCTGGGGCGCTTGGCCGTTCCTCGACGGCGGCCGGCGGGAGGTGCGGGAGCGCAGCCCGGGCATGATGCTGCTGATCGCGATGGCGATCACCGTCGCCTACGTGGCGTCGATGGCCACCTCGCTGGGCGCGTTCGAGCTCGACTTCTGGTGGGAGCTCTCGCTGCTCGTGACGATCATGCTGCTCGGCCACTGGCAGGAGATGAAGGCGCTCGGGCAGGCGCGGGACGCGCTCGCGGCGCTGGCCGCTCTCCTTCCGGACGAGGCCGAGCGCGTGACGGGCGACGGCGAGGTGGAGCTCGTCGCCCTCGGCGCGCTGCGCACGGGTGACGTCGTGCTGGTCCGCTCCGGGGCGCGCGTGCCCGCCGACGGCGAGATCGTCGCGGGCGCCGCCGAGCTGGACGAGTCGATGATCACCGGCGAGTCGCGGCCCGTGGCGAAGGGCGTCGGCGACCGGGTCGTCGCCGGCACCGTGTCGACCGACTCCGCGATCCGGGTACGGGTCGCCGCCGTCGGCTACGACACCGCTCTCGCCGGCATCCAGCGGCTCGTCGCCCAGGCGCAGGAGTCGCGTTCGCGGACGCAGGTGCTCGCCGACCGCGCCGCCGCGCTGCTGTTCTACGTCGCGACCGCGGCGGCCGTCGTGACCGCGATCGTGTGGACCGCGCTCGGCGACGGCGGCGAGGCGGTGGTGCGCGTCGTCACCGTGCTCGTCATCTCGTGCCCGCACGCGCTCGGCCTGGCGATCCCGCTCACGACGTCGCTGTCGTCGGCGGTCGCCGCGCGCAACGGCATCCTCGTCAAGGACCGGCTGGCGCTCGAGCAGAGCCGCACGGTCGACGCGTTCCTGTTCGACAAGACCGGCACCCTCACCAAGGGCGAGCACACCGTCGCCGGCGTCGCCGGCCACGGGATCGGCGAAGCCGAGGTTCTCCGCCTCGCGGGTGCCGTCGAGTCGGACAGCGAGCACCCCCTCGCGCGGGCGATCGTCACCGTCGCGAAGGAACGCGGCCCCGTGCCGCCGGCGACGGGGTTCCAGTCGCTGACCGGTCGCGGTGTCGAGGCCGACGTCGACGGGCAGCGTCACGCCGTCGGCGGCCCCGCGCTGCTGCGCGAACGGTCGTTGACCGAACCGGCCGAGCTGGCCCGGTGGTCGCGCGGGTGGCATGAGCGCGGTGCCGCCGTGCTGTACCTCGTGCGCGGCGACCGCGTCGTTGGTGGCCTCGCGCTGGAGGACGAGGTACGGCCCGAGGCGCGGGCCGCGGTCGCCGAGCTCCGGTCCCTCGGCCGGCGGATCGTGATGATCACCGGTGATGCGCGCCAGGTCGCCGACGCCGTCGGCGCGGACCTCGGTGTCGACGAGGTCTTCGCGGAGGTGCTGCCGGAGGACAAGGCCGCCAAGGTCGCCGAGCTGCGCGACCGCGGCCTGTCCGTCGCGATGGTCGGCGACGGCGTCAACGACGCCCCCGCACTCGCGAGCGCCGACATCGGCATCGCCATCGGCGCCGGCACCGACGTTGCCATCGAGTCCGCCGGCCTCATCCTGGCGACCTCCGACCCGCGGGCCGTCGTCGGCATCATCCGGCTGTCGCACGCGACGTACCGCAAGAGCCTGCAGAACCTGTGGTGGGCGGCGGGCTACAACGTCGTCGCAATCCCCGTCGGCGCCGGCGCGCTCGCCTGGGCCGGGGTGTCGATGCCGCCCGCGGTGGCCGCGATCCTGATGAGCGTCTCGACGATCGTCGTCGCCCTCAACGCCCAGCTCCTGCGCCGCGTCGACCTACGGTCCCGAGCGATCCGCATTGGCTAG